The nucleotide sequence CCAGCGTAGTGGTGTACCTGAACGGGACGTCGCTGGAACATAAGGGGCAGGTGCAGCTGCCGGCTGGCCTGAGCCGGCTGGTATTCGATAACCTGTCGGCCAAAATCAAATCCGAGTCGTTGGAGCTGCAGCTGGGCCCGGCGGCCGAGCTGGTTTCATTGGATGCCGCCGATGAGCTGCCGGCCTCGCCAGCCAACCAGCCTGCCCTCGACAGCCTGCGCCGCACCCGCGACGAAATAGAGCAGGTGGAGGCCGAGCTGAAAGGGCTGGAAGAAGAGAAGGTGTTTTTGCAGGCCAACCGCACGCTGCCCGCCGGCACCCAGGCCAACTGGAGCGCGGAAGTGCAGAAAGGCGCCACCCTGCTGCGCACCCGCACGGCCGCCATCCTGCGCGAAACCCAGCGGCTGCAGCTGCGCCAGACAGAGCTAAAGAAACAGGCAACGCTGCTGGAACCCCGAACGGCCAAAGACCCTGCCGACCGGGTAGTGGCGCTGGTGCGCACCAAGCAGGCCGGGCCCGTGCCGCTCACGGTGCGCTATTACGTGAGTAGCCGCATGCCGTGGCAGCCCAAGCTGGATATCCGGGCCGATGAAGCGGGGCGGGAGCTGCGCTTCGATCCGCATGGGATGCTGCGTAATCAGTCGGGGCTGGCGTGGCAGCAGGTGCGCCTCACCATCATGAACTACGCCCTGGCCGACGATGTGTCGCGCCCGCAGCTGGAGCCCTGGGCGCTGGACTTTGCTGGCGGCGACCATATCGGCGAGGGCCGCATTGATGAGTTCGTGGTGAAAGGCACGGCCAAAGGCCAGCCCGCCAACGTGGCGCAAAGCACCCGCTACGAGGTGCCCGAGCCCATTACGCTGGCCGTAGGGGGCCGACGCGACGTCTCGTTGCCGCCCCTGCGGCTGGCGGCCCGCCCCGAATACCTGGCCCTGCCCAAACTCTCCGACAAAGTATACCTGACGGCCAAAGCCACAGGCTGGGAAGGCCTGCACCTGCCTGACGATGCGGCCGTGTACCACAAAGGCGGCTACGTGGGCCAAGTTGACCTGAACGAGCGGGCCTACAACGATTCCTTGGAAGTAACGCTGGGCTACGATGAGCAGGTGGTAGTGAGCCGCACCAAGCTCAAAGACTTCAGTGGCAAGGCAGGCCTGAGTGGTAAGCGCCGCGTGCAGCTGGCCTACGAGCTGAACGTGCGCAACCGCCACACCGAACCCATCCGCATCCGGATACAGGATCAGATTCCGGTTGCCAGCGAAAAGGAAATTGAAGTGAAAGCGCTGGAAATCAGCGGAGCCCAGCTAGACGAGCGCACCGGCCGGCTCACGTGGGTGCTGACGCTGGCTCCCGGCACCAGCCAGCGCCTGGGCTTCAGCTTCCAGGTCGACTACCCGCAGGACGAGAAAGTGGAAATCATCCAGCACCGTGCTACCATCAAGTCGCCGAAGTTCCGCTAGCCGGCCGCCCGGCTGCTACACCGTGGGCGTGCCTGCGGAGTTGAGGCCGTCGAAGCGGCTGCCGGGCGCCAGCTGCACCACGGTATTGCCGGTGCTGGCAAAGTGGCCGCCGGCTTGCTCCACCACTTCCACGAGGCGGTAGTTGAGCTCTTCCTTCACCTGCAGGTACTCGTCGTAGTTGGTGGTTTCCACGAAGTACTGCACGGTCACTTCCTTGGCGGCCGGCGTCAGGGCCGAAAACTGCATCTGCACGTCCTTGGTGACCAGCGCATTTTCGGCAATGAGGCGCTTGCCTTCCTCCACGATGCGGTTCAGCTGCTGGCTGGAGGTGGTGTGGCTCAGGGCCAGCGTGAAGCTCACGCGCCGCGCCGTGCGCAGCGAAAGGTTGTCCAGGGGCTTGTCGATCATGGACTTGTTAGGCACCGTGACGTAGCTTTTCTCGGCCGTGCGCAGGCGCGTGCTGCGGAAGCCTACCTTCTCCACCGTGCCCGCCACGCCCCCCACTTCCACCAAATCGCCGACGGCAAAGGGCCGGTCGAGGAAGATGGTGAACGAGGCAATCAGGTTTTCCAGGCTTTCCTTAGCGGCAAAAGCCACGGCCAGGCCCCCGATGCCGAGGCCGCCAATCAGGGCCGTAACATCCACCCCAAATACACGGCCCAGAATGCCCAGAAACGCCAGCACAATGATGAGCACTTTCATCAGGTCTTTGGCAAACGGCACCAGCTCGGCCTGCAGGCTGCCGCCGGCACTGGTGCGGCGCCGAAACACCAGCACCGCAAAATCGACGAGGCGCAGGGCAATCCAGGCCACACCCCAGATAATGCCGATCTGGTAGAGCCGGAACAGCGCCACTTTCGGCCAGGGCTCGTTGTGGGTCAGTTCCGAGCT is from Hymenobacter yonginensis and encodes:
- a CDS encoding mechanosensitive ion channel family protein; the encoded protein is MTLSEILHYRFLGNNVAAYLWCVGILLFGYAFKTLLSRLVSRVVFRFIRRKTEGVSEDQFQALLIRPLSIVVFFVTIYLAFQVLDYPVRSSELTHNEPWPKVALFRLYQIGIIWGVAWIALRLVDFAVLVFRRRTSAGGSLQAELVPFAKDLMKVLIIVLAFLGILGRVFGVDVTALIGGLGIGGLAVAFAAKESLENLIASFTIFLDRPFAVGDLVEVGGVAGTVEKVGFRSTRLRTAEKSYVTVPNKSMIDKPLDNLSLRTARRVSFTLALSHTTSSQQLNRIVEEGKRLIAENALVTKDVQMQFSALTPAAKEVTVQYFVETTNYDEYLQVKEELNYRLVEVVEQAGGHFASTGNTVVQLAPGSRFDGLNSAGTPTV
- a CDS encoding DUF4139 domain-containing protein, which translates into the protein MRQYLRVFLLLLPGAAAAQTSTPLVPARPPLTSVVVYLNGTSLEHKGQVQLPAGLSRLVFDNLSAKIKSESLELQLGPAAELVSLDAADELPASPANQPALDSLRRTRDEIEQVEAELKGLEEEKVFLQANRTLPAGTQANWSAEVQKGATLLRTRTAAILRETQRLQLRQTELKKQATLLEPRTAKDPADRVVALVRTKQAGPVPLTVRYYVSSRMPWQPKLDIRADEAGRELRFDPHGMLRNQSGLAWQQVRLTIMNYALADDVSRPQLEPWALDFAGGDHIGEGRIDEFVVKGTAKGQPANVAQSTRYEVPEPITLAVGGRRDVSLPPLRLAARPEYLALPKLSDKVYLTAKATGWEGLHLPDDAAVYHKGGYVGQVDLNERAYNDSLEVTLGYDEQVVVSRTKLKDFSGKAGLSGKRRVQLAYELNVRNRHTEPIRIRIQDQIPVASEKEIEVKALEISGAQLDERTGRLTWVLTLAPGTSQRLGFSFQVDYPQDEKVEIIQHRATIKSPKFR